Proteins from a genomic interval of Medicago truncatula cultivar Jemalong A17 chromosome 3, MtrunA17r5.0-ANR, whole genome shotgun sequence:
- the LOC11406674 gene encoding chlorophyll a-b binding protein CP29.3, chloroplastic, whose product MATTATAATMSHFFGTSLCKPTSNMGRVRAFFNIGTKLKPAPKKKEVKKVRKQESDGLVWFPGAQPPEWLDGTMIGDRGFDPLGLAKPVEYLQFDLDSLDQNLAKNLAGDIIGTRVESTDVNPTPFQPYTEVFGIQRFRECEVIHGRWAMLGALGALAVEAFTGVAWQDAGKVELVEGSSYFGFSLPFSISTLIWIEVLVIGYIEFQRNAELDPEKRLYPGGKFFDPLGLASDPEEKERLQLAEIKHSRLAMVVFLIFAIQAAVTGKGPIGFIATFNQ is encoded by the exons ATGGCAACCACCGCAACCGCCGCCACCATGTCACATTTTTTCGGCACAAGTCTCTGCAAACCAACCTCAAACATGGGAAGAGTTCGTGCTTTCTTCAACATAGGTACCAAGTTAAAGCCAGCACCTAAGAAAAAGGAAGTGAAAAAAGTGAGAAAACAGGAAAGTGATGGGCTAGTGTGGTTTCCTGGTGCTCAGCCACCGGAATGGCTCGATGGGACGATGATCGGTGACCGTGGTTTTGATCCATTGGGATTAGCCAAACCTGTTGAGTATCTGCAGTTTGATCTTGACTCACTTGACCAGAACTTGGCTAAGAACCTTGCAGGTGATATTATTGGGACTAGGGTTGAGAGTACAGATGTTAACCCTACACCGTTTCAGCCTTACACGGAGGTTTTTGGGATTCAGAGGTTTCGTGAGTGTGAGGTTATTCATGGAAGATGGGCTATGCTTGGTGCTCTTGGTGCTTTGGCTGTTGAAGCTTTCACTGGTGTCGCATGGCAAGATGCTGGAAAG GTAGAGCTGGTGGAAGGATCATCCTACTTTGGATTTTCTCTTCCATTCTCAATTAGCACATTGATATGGATTGAAGTATTAGTAATTGGCTACATTGAGTTTCAAAGGAATGCAGAGCTTGACCCAGAGAAAAGGTTATACCCAGGTGGAAAGTTCTTTGATCCTCTTGGTTTGGCCAGTGATCCTGAAGAGAAAGAAAGACTTCAATTGGCAGAGATTAAGCATTCTCGTTTGGCCATGGTGGTTTTCCTCATCTTTGCAATTCAAGCTGCTGTTACAGGAAAAGGACCTATTGGTTTCATTGCTACCTTCAACCAGTGA
- the LOC11406673 gene encoding protein yippee-like has translation MISLVSPRFLQQLHRTNRHTHRFMGRLFVINLEGKIYSCRYCRTHLALYEDIVSKTFHSRHGKAYLFNKVVNVSLGETEERPMMTGLHTVADIFCVGCGSIVGWKYEIAHEKDQKYKEGKSVLERYKVSGPDGSNYRINNGAHVGGSDADDL, from the exons ATGATCTCACTTGTGAGTCCACGTTTCTTACAACAACTGCATCGTACCAACAGACACACACACCG ATTCATGGGTAGATTGTTTGTGATCAATTTGGAAGGTAAGATTTATTCCTGCAGATACTGTCGCACCCATCTTGCTTTATATGAAGACATCGTTTCCAAg aCTTTCCACTCCAGACATGGGAAAGCTTATCTCTTCAATAAGGT CGTGAATGTTTCTCTTGGCGAAACAGAGGAGAGACCGATGATGACTGGGTTACATACTGTAGCTGACATTTTCTGTGTGGGTTGTGGATCGATTGTGGGTTGGAAATAT GAGATTGCCCACGAAAAAGACCAAAAGTACAAGGAAGGAAAGTCTGTACTTGAAAG GTACAAGGTATCAGGTCCTGATGGTAGCAATTATCGGATCAACAATGGAGCACATGTTGGCGGAAGCGATGCAGATGATTTATAG
- the LOC11409743 gene encoding arginyl-tRNA--protein transferase 2 codes for MSSTKRNEASSSSSKTPKESVVADCGKRRSSCGYCRSPRHNSISHGMVAYSLTVYDYQALLDRGWRRSGSFLYKPEMEKTCCPSYTIRLKASDFVPSKEQLRVSRRMQRFLDGTLDVKRVDAMEEPNTSNNSESLVHNNPSCSMSEESPSVSNKEVDEVEKSLHYLSDQIDNAVHMFTENGEFPSGIQLPKASVRMVSQGKKKVLANGSEDLLYSSNIAFQVAASINRAKSRDKDGNDSKPSRDSDKENGFSPKIIAEKLVASLDSTVNISGLSIRACNGHVNFYTSSKQVSQNGTVQKAAIPKKSATNRNIGGNRKLEIRLNRSSFDPEEYALYRKYQRKVHNDKPENYTESSYRRFLVDTPLIYVSHTGDNTVPPCGFGSFHQQYLVDGKLVAVGVIDILPNCLSSKYLFWDPDFAFLSLGKYSALQEIGWVKDNQAYCPSLQHYYLGYYIHSCNKMRYKAAYRPSELLCPLRYQWVSFDIARPLLDRKRYVVLSDASILQNGESSPFQVAEDQDTMLSQVDESGQEDANDVPMHGDEDEDEEMVESELESSDDEPDIETTSNGEPENGDFSKVLLGIKGSRVRYKDLQSVFGREQQRYLESQLQKYRRVVGPVLSERMVYSLG; via the exons ATGTCGAGTACGAAGAGGAACGAAGCTAGCAGTAGCAGCAGCAAAACCCCAAAGGAAAGCGTCGTTGCTGATTGCGGAAAGCGTCGAAGCTCTTGTGGTTATTGTAGATCTCCCCGTCACAATAGCATCTCTCATG GCATGGTGGCATATAGCCTCACAGTGTATGACTACCAAG CTCTTCTTGACCGGGGCTGGAGAAGATCTGGAAGTTTTCTTTATAAACCGGAGATGGAAAAAACGTGTTGCCCTTCCTATACAATCCGCTTGAAAGCAAGTGACTTTGTTCCCTCTAAGGAACAACTTCGTGTATCTAGACGAATGCAAAG GTTTTTAGATGGAACCTTGGATGTTAAAAGAGTTGATGCCATGGAGGAACCAAATACTTCAAACAATTCAGAAAGCCTTGTCCATAACAACCCATCATGCTCCATGTCAGAAGAATCTCCATCTGTTAGCAATAAAGAGGTGGATGAAGTTGAAAAATCTTTGCACTATTTATCCGATCAGATTGACAATGCAGTACACATGTTCACTGAGAACGGGGAATTTCCATCTGGTATTCAATTACCAAAAGCTTCAGTCAGAATGGTTTCACAGGGGAAAAAGAAGGTATTAGCCAATGGGTCCGAAGACCTCTTATATAGTAGCAATATAGCCTTTCAAGTTGCTGCATCTATAAACCGAGCAAAGTCAAGGGACAAGGATGGGAATGATTCTAAACCATCAAGAGATAGTGACAAGGAGAATGGATTTTCTCCTAAAATTATTGCAGAAAAGCTGGTAGCATCTTTAGATTCAACAGTGAACATTTCTGGTCTGTCTATCAGGGCTTGCAATGGTCATGTCAATTTTTATACTTCTAGTAAGCAAGTTTCCCAAAATGGAACTGTTCAAAAAGCTGCAATTCCAAAGAAGTCTGCAACGAATCGTAATATTGGAGGAAACCGAAAGCTTGAGATTCGTTTGAACAGATCCAGTTTTGATCCAGAAGAATATGCTTTATATAGAAAATATCAGAGAAAAGTACATAATGATAAACCAGAAAATTACACAGAAAGCTCATATCGCAGGTTTTTGGTTGATACTCCATTAATATATGTTTCACATACTGGTGATAACACAGTTCCTCCTTGTGGTTTTGGCTCTTTCCATCAACAGTATTTAGTGGATGGTAAATTAGTGGCAGTTGGGGTTATAGATATCCTTCCTAACTGTTTATCGAGTAAATATTTGTTCTGGGATCCAGACTTTGCCTTTCTATCACTAGGCAAGTACTCAGCTCTTCAAGAAATTGGTTGGGTGAAAGATAACCAGGCTTATTGTCCTAGTCTCCAGCACTATTATCTTGGCTACTATATTCACTCTTGCAACAAGATGAGATACAAAGCTGCATATCGCCCTTCAGAGCTACTATGTCCTCTTCGCTATCA GTGGGTTTCATTTGACATTGCAAGGCCTTTGCTTGACAGAAAGCGTTATGTTGTCTTATCAGATGCTTCCATTTTACAAAATGGAGAGTCATCCCCATTTCAAGTTGCTGAAGATCAAGACACAATGTTAAGCCAGGTTGATGAGAGTGGTCAAGAAGATGCAAATGATGTTCCAATGCatggagatgaagatgaagatgaagaaatggttGAATCTGAATTGGAAAGCTCTGATGATGAACCTGATATAGAAACTACTTCAAATGGTGAACCAGAAAATGGCGATTTCAGCAAAGTTTTGCTAGGGATAAAGGGATCTCGTGTGAGATACAAG GATCTGCAAAGTGTGTTTGGTCGTGAGCAGCAAAGATACTTGGAGTCACAGTTGCAGAAATACAGGAGGGTTGTCGGTCCAGTGTTATCTGAGCGAATGGTCTACTCTCTCGGTTAA
- the LOC25489366 gene encoding zonadhesin, with protein MNRSFRAQESSMQGGFKREQQFGGLMGSGTTEKDEELALFLEMRKREKERNDLLLHTSEEFDSALGSNPGTSPLFNISSSMPTAPVRKSGADEFLNSENNKNDYDWLLTPPGTPLFPSLEMETRKTVMSQLGTPTARPTALKSRLSNHQLEPTGRTGLASRQQTSSPVLSSSSGGTRRPSSSGGPGSRPASSSGRPSTPTGRPSLTTASKPSRSSTPTRNSIPSTRNVVATSKTTMSTTKPISTVSTTKPSTSSTRSTAPAAKPATQSRSSTPLSRSTARSSTPTSRPTLPPSRSTSRASTPTRRPSIPSNELNISSSSVKISSSPKPTTVSSRQPTPVKARQPTPVTARQPTPTTIRQPTPTKTRQQTPVTSRQPQVPSCGTSPTVKSRTWKPSEMPGFSLDAPPNLRTTLPDRPLSATRGRPGAPTSRSSSVEPSFSGRPKRQSCSPSRGRSSNGTAHISGNSMPAVSRGRSKVNDNVSPGMMGTKMVERVINMRKLAPPMMDNKNSPRSNLSGKSSSSPDSTGFGRTLSKKSLDMAIRHMDIRRTIPGNLRPLMTNIPASSMYSVRSGSHRGRTISVSGSPHATSSNASSEMSVNQNGLCLDSSEIDDEVGSERCVQSPASVRGR; from the exons aTGAATCGTAGCTTCAGAGCTCAGGAATCTTCAATGCAAGGTGGTTTCAAGAGGGAGCAGCAATTTGGGGGTTTGATGGGTTCCGGCACGACGGAGAAAGATGAGGAGCTTGCATTGTTTCTTGAGATGAGGAAGCGTGAGAAGGAACGGAATGATCTTTTGCTTCATACCTCGGAGGAGTTTGATTCAGCTTTGG GGTCAAATCCGGGCACTTCTCCCTTATTTAACATTTCATCTTCTATGCCAACGGCTCCTGTGCGGAAGAGTGGTGCTGATGAGTTTCTCAATTcggaaaataataaaaatgattatgacTG GCTTCTAACTCCTCCCGGTACTCCTCTTTTTCCTTCTTTGGAAATGGAAACACGGAAGACTGTCATGAGTCAGCTTGGTACTCCAACCGCACGTCCAACAGCATTGAAATCCAGA TTGTCAAATCATCAACTGGAGCCTACTGGGAGGACTGGCTTGGCATCTAGACAGCAAACTTCCTCCCCTGTGTTGAGCTCTTCAAGCGGTGGAACTAGGAGGCCCTCATCATCAGGGGGTCCCGGATCACGACCTGCATCTTCTAGTGGACGCCCTTCAACTCCTACCGGACGCCCTTCATTGACCACAGCTTCAAAACcatcaagatcttcaacaccTACTCGGAATTCAATACCTTCAACTAGAAACGTGGTTGCTACATCAAAGACCACAATGTCCACAACCAAGCCCATCAGTACGGTTTCTACCACTAAGCCTTCAACTTCTTCCACGAGGAGCACCGCCCCTGCTGCAAAACCAGCAACTCAATCAAGATCCTCTACACCGTTGTCAAGATCGACTGCAAGATCTTCAACACCAACTAGCAGACCTACTTTACCGCCTTCCAGGTCCACATCAAGAGCATCTACTCCAACTCGGCGACCATCTATACCATCAAATGAGCTCAATATATCTTCTTCTTCAGTTAAGATTTCTTCGAGCCCCAAGCCAACTACTGTGTCATCAAGGCAACCAACTCCTGTGAAAGCAAGGCAGCCAACTCCTGTGACAGCAAGGCAGCCAACTCCTACGACAATAAGGCAGCCAACTCCTACGAAAACAAGACAGCAAACTCCAGTGACCTCTAGACAGCCGCAAGTGCCATCATGTGGCACATCACCAACTGTGAAGTCAAGAACATGGAAGCCGTCTGAGATGCCAGGGTTTTCACTTGATGCTCCACCTAATTTGAGGACAACATTACCTGATAGGCCACTGTCAGCGACTAGGGGCAGGCCTGGAGCTCCCACTTCTCGGTCTTCATCTGTTGAGCCTTCTTTTAGTGGAAGACCTAAGCGACAATCATGCTCTCCTTCAAGAGGACGGTCTTCCAATGGCACTGCTCATATAAGTGGAAACTCAATGCCTGCAGTTAGCCGTGGGCGCTCTAAAGTGAATGACAATGTTAGTCCTGGTATGATGGGCACAAAAATGGTTGAAAGGGTTATAAACATGCGAAAACTAGCACCACCAATGATGGATAACAAAAACTCTCCTCGTAGTAATCTGTCTGGCAAGTCATCTTCATCTCCGGATAGCACAGGGTTTGGAAGAACTCTCTCAAAGAAGTCCTTGGATATGGCTATTCGGCATATG GATATAAGGAGAACCATTCCAGGTAACTTAAGGCCATTGATGACAAATATTCCGGCATCTTCTATGTATAGTGTGAGGTCTGGATCTCATCGTGGTCGAACAATAAGTGTATCGGGCTCTCCTCACGCAACAAGCAGTAATGCTAGTTCTGAAATGAGTGTAAACCAAAATGGTCTTTGTTTAGATAGTAGTGAGATAGATGATGAAGTTGGCAGTGAGAGATGTGTTCAATCTCCTGCCAGTGTTAGGGGGAGGTAA